A region of the Pithys albifrons albifrons isolate INPA30051 chromosome 36, PitAlb_v1, whole genome shotgun sequence genome:
cattggtctggaattctgggctgtaaaatggcactttctgggtccagcacgtggcaagcactgtcgagctttgcgcccagggaaaaggaggcaacctctggctctcagatgccaatgacgggccctcattaacactagaaatggaacaatcgctttctgtcctgggagccttttccctgggaggagtcatcatccgtctggaatcctgggctgaacaaagcactttctctgacctacaagtggcaggcaccatctagctttgtgcccagggaaaaggtggcagccttgggctctcaggtgccaatgatgggaccccgttaacactagataaataacaatcgctttctgtcctggcaccttttccctgggaggaattttcttccgcctggaattctgggatgaaaaacggcacttccccagacctgcaagtggaacgcaccggcgagctttgtgcccaggcaaaaggtggcagccttgggctctaaggtgccaatgatgggccccattacccctagaaaaagaataatcgtttcctgtcctggcaccttttccctgggaggaatcttcattggtctggaattctgggctgaaaacggctctttcccttacccgcatacggcacgcaccgtcgagctttgcgcccagggaaaaggtggcagccctgggctctcagctgccaattttggggccccattaacccgagaaaaggcacaatggctttctgtcctggcaccttttcccagggagaaatcttcgctggcctggaattctgggatgagaaacggcacattcccggacttgcaagtggcacgcgccgtcgacatttgcgcccagggaaaaggtggcagccttgggctctcaggtgccaaagatgaggccccattacccctagaaaaggcacaatggctttctgtcctgacaccttttcctagagaggaatcgacttccgtctggaatgctgggctgaaaaatggcactttcccagacccgcacttggaacgctccgtcgagctttgcgtccagggataaggtggcagccttgggctctcaggtgtcaattttggggccccattaaccctagaaaaggcacaattgctttctgccctggcaccttttccctgggagaaatcttcatcggcctcgaattctgggatgagaaacagcacattcctggacccgcaagtggcacgcaccgtcgagctttgcgctcagggaaaagggggcagccttcggctctcaggtgccaatgatgggtctccattactcctagaaaaggagaaatccattcctgtcctggcaccttttcccagggaggaatctttatcggtctggaattctggaatgagaaacgacaatttcccggaccctcacgtagcacgcatggtcgagctttgcgcccagggaaaaggaggcaacctctggctctcagatgccaatgacggggccccattaacactagaaatggaacaatcgctttctgtcctgggagcctcttccctgtgaggagtcttcatccgtctggaattcagggctgacaaacggcactttcctggacaagaaagtggtacgcgccgttgatgtttgcacccacggaaaaggtggcagccttgaactctgaggtgccaatgatggggcaccattgaccctagaaaaggacaattcgatttctgacctggcaccttttccctgggaggtgtcttcgtccgtctgaaattctgggctgaaaaatggcacttccccggacccggaagTGACACGCTGTAAAATCCTTGCAGACGCAGCTGGAGGAACAAAAAACTACTGTTAATATCCTCCAAGAAGAAATAAGGAATGAAAAAGCCACCACTAGAGTACTCAGAGAAGAGTTATATGCAAGAATaatgaaagaagggaaaaaagaaacagagctggAGTCATCTAAAGAAATATACCCCATCTCTGACCTAAAACCTTTGCGTGACCAAGTTGAAAAGCAGGCTATTGCCCTGCGACCCCTGATTAAAACTGAATATACATATGAGGGGTCAGATGATGACACACCCCAAATAACTACAAAAGAAATTCCTTATACAGCAACTGAATTGGCTAAGTTAAGAAAGGAATACAGCAGAACCCCTAAAGAATCTGAAACTGAGTATGTTTGGAGAGTCTCTCTCACGGGAGGTGATCAAATTTTGTTATCAGAAAAAGAAGCTGAGGGATTTTGGGGAGCTGGAGTTTTTCTGACCACAGGAGATAACCGTGCTCCATGGTCTATAACTCAAAGGGCAGCCTAttgggctggggggctcagccccctAGAGAGGGGAGATCCTCTCGCAATAGTGGGAAATATTAATCAAATTGTGGAGAGTGTTCAAAAGGCAGCTTGTTTACAAATGATGCATGACAGAGAATTAACACCAAGACGTGAATCTCCTATGATGCTGCCGGTAAACCCTGAAAGAATGATCCCTCTCATCCGAGGCCTGCCTGAATCTTTGAAACCCATAGGCATACAGCTAAAGGGACAAATAGAAAGTCTCACCAAAGAAGAAAGGGCTGCAGCCACTTTAGAAGCTGCTTTAAGCCCTGGCGCTTACcgcaaagaaaataaaaataaaatctggacCTGGGGGGAAGTAGCACAAGAGTTAATTAATTATGGAAGAAAATATGGTCCAGTACCTTCAGTTACTACTGATTCTAAATCAATTCGGCAAACAGAATGCAAAACAACTATTCCTCCAG
Encoded here:
- the LOC139684193 gene encoding uncharacterized protein translates to MKEGKKETELESSKEIYPISDLKPLRDQVEKQAIALRPLIKTEYTYEGSDDDTPQITTKEIPYTATELAKLRKEYSRTPKESETEYVWRVSLTGGDQILLSEKEAEGFWGAGVFLTTGDNRAPWSITQRAAYWAGGLSPLERGDPLAIVGNINQIVESVQKAACLQMMHDRELTPRRESPMMLPVNPERMIPLIRGLPESLKPIGIQLKGQIESLTKEERAAATLEAALSPGAYRKENKNKIWTWGEVAQELINYGRKYGPVPSVTTDSKSIRQTECKTTIPPVKLRKVTFSPGQGAPTNTGTHREKRNTLWIAGLQKGIPKSLMDGQPTDKLEILIQEWPAKGVSLKAATAPPLEELKIEEVTGNSSLHPQ